In the genome of Longimicrobiaceae bacterium, one region contains:
- a CDS encoding polyketide synthase: protein MSAPTNAPETAQAPAALSPLKRALLAVQEMRGRIERMERERAEPLAVVGMGCRFPGGADDPDRFWELLREGFDAVREIPADRWDADALYDADPDAAGKLSTRWGAFLDGVDRFDPDFWGIAPREAARMDPQQRILLEVAWRALEDAGLPAERLAGSRTGVFVGAHNHSTDYARMQFADPEGVDTYTGTGTSHAVLAGRLAYLLDLRGPSVCVDTACSSSLVAVHLACRSLRERESDLAVAAGVNLILAPDFTLAATRMKMLSADGRCKTFDAAADGIVRGEGCGVVVLKRLSDALRDGDRIRAVIRGSAINQDGHTNGLTAPSGLAQREVVRAALADARLEPWRVGYVETHGTGTALGDPIEVEALAETVGAPAEGAGPCVLGAVKTNLGHTEGAAGIAGLVKAVLCLERGEVPTNLHFGALNPHVALGGTRLELACGPRPWPRGSATRVAGVSSFGWSGTNAHLVLEEAPEPAGPAAVQEVEPRKEAGAVLLPVS from the coding sequence ATGAGCGCGCCCACGAACGCGCCGGAGACGGCGCAGGCCCCGGCGGCGCTGTCGCCGCTGAAGCGCGCGCTCCTGGCCGTGCAGGAGATGCGCGGCCGGATCGAGCGGATGGAGCGCGAGCGCGCCGAGCCGCTGGCCGTGGTGGGGATGGGGTGCCGCTTCCCGGGCGGGGCCGACGATCCCGACCGCTTCTGGGAGCTGCTGCGCGAGGGCTTCGACGCCGTGCGCGAGATCCCGGCCGACCGCTGGGACGCGGACGCCCTGTACGACGCGGACCCGGACGCCGCCGGGAAGCTTTCCACCCGCTGGGGCGCGTTCCTGGACGGGGTGGACCGCTTCGACCCCGACTTCTGGGGGATCGCCCCGCGCGAGGCGGCGCGGATGGACCCGCAGCAGCGGATCCTGCTGGAGGTGGCGTGGCGGGCACTGGAGGACGCCGGGCTCCCTGCCGAGCGCCTGGCCGGGAGCCGCACGGGGGTGTTCGTGGGGGCGCACAACCACAGCACCGACTACGCGCGGATGCAGTTCGCCGATCCCGAGGGGGTGGACACCTACACCGGGACGGGGACCTCGCACGCGGTGCTGGCGGGGCGGCTGGCGTACCTGCTGGACCTGCGCGGCCCCAGCGTCTGCGTGGACACGGCGTGCTCGTCGTCGCTGGTGGCCGTGCACCTGGCCTGCCGCAGCCTGCGCGAGCGCGAGAGCGACCTGGCCGTCGCCGCCGGGGTCAACCTGATCCTGGCTCCGGACTTCACGCTGGCCGCCACGCGGATGAAGATGCTCTCCGCCGACGGGCGCTGTAAGACCTTCGACGCGGCGGCGGACGGGATCGTGCGCGGCGAGGGGTGCGGGGTGGTGGTCCTGAAGCGGCTCTCGGACGCGCTCCGCGACGGCGACCGCATCCGCGCCGTGATCCGCGGCTCGGCCATCAACCAGGACGGGCACACCAACGGGCTCACCGCCCCCAGCGGGCTGGCGCAGCGCGAGGTGGTCCGCGCCGCGCTGGCGGATGCGCGGCTGGAGCCGTGGCGGGTGGGCTACGTGGAGACGCACGGCACCGGGACCGCGCTGGGCGACCCCATCGAGGTGGAGGCGCTGGCGGAGACGGTGGGCGCCCCCGCGGAGGGGGCCGGGCCCTGCGTGCTGGGCGCCGTGAAGACCAACCTGGGCCACACGGAGGGCGCGGCCGGGATCGCCGGGCTCGTCAAGGCGGTGCTCTGCCTGGAGCGCGGCGAGGTCCCCACGAACCTGCACTTCGGCGCGCTGAACCCGCACGTGGCGCTGGGCGGGACCCGCCTGGAGCTGGCCTGCGGCCCCCGCCCGTGGCCGCGCGGCTCCGCGACGCGCGTGGCCGGCGTCAGCTCCTTCGGCTGGT